A window of the Henckelia pumila isolate YLH828 chromosome 3, ASM3356847v2, whole genome shotgun sequence genome harbors these coding sequences:
- the LOC140886550 gene encoding alpha carbonic anhydrase 1, chloroplastic-like — translation MAARVALFSLALTLLIVNSFATYSLQAADQPLLQFTYSGATGPEKWASLNPKFSLCATGKSQSPINIVDEAVVANKNLKPLLRAYHPVNGTLTDVRFTVVVAYPEDSGWLIVDGKKYALKQMHWHSPSEHRINGKRFAAELHMVHVSEDGKVAVLGYLFKYGHPDPILGQIHNKLNELAYDESAQLKLVPFHPAVLKENPRKYYKYIGSFSAPPCTENVIYIIVGKVRSISRDQVQALKAPLDIQCKNNARPYQPLNGRHVELYDEE, via the exons ATGGCAGCTCGTGTGGCTTTGTTCAGCCTTGCACTCACTCTGCTCATTGTCAACTCGTTTGCTACTTACTCACTCC AGGCTGCTGACCAGCCCCTTCTTCAGTTCACATACTCTGGAGCCACAGGGCCTGAGAAATGGGCAAGCCTTAATCCAAAATTCTCATTATGTGCAACTGGGAAATCCCAATCACCAATCAATATTGTGGATGAAGCAGTGGTTGCGAACAAGAACTTGAAGCCATTGCTCAGAGCATACCATCCTGTGAATGGTACTCTGACTGATGTTAGATTCACTGTTGTG GTGGCGTACCCAGAGGATTCGGGGTGGCTGATTGTAGATGGCAAGAAGTATGCCTTGAAACAGATGCATTGGCATTCTCCTTCTGAGCATAGAATTAATGGAAAGCG ATTTGCAGCGGAGCTTCATATGGTTCACGTTTCTGAAGATGGAAAAGTTGCGGTGCTCGGATACCTTTTCAAATATGGACATCCCGATCCCATTCTTGGGCAG ATACATAACAAGTTGAATGAATTGGCCTACGACGAATCGGCACAGCTCAAGCTGGTCCCGTTTCACCCGGCCGTGTTGAAGGAAAATCCTCGCAAGTATTACAAATACATTGGCTCCTTCAGCGCTCCTCCTTGCACGGAAAATGTCATCTACATCATCGTTGGAAAG GTGAGATCAATTTCGAGAGATCAAGTGCAAGCACTCAAGGCACCATTAGATATACAGTGCAAGAATAATGCCAGGCCTTATCAGCCACTTAATGGAAGACACGTGGAGCTATACGATGAAGAGTAG